In Brachypodium distachyon strain Bd21 chromosome 2, Brachypodium_distachyon_v3.0, whole genome shotgun sequence, one genomic interval encodes:
- the LOC100829395 gene encoding disease resistance protein RGA2 gives MRTLCIELEPRTLLGHSLLFFVRFNNYTSNLAGGWAPEMEPLLSAIVGDLVTRALSMMVKRYVQYKGAEEKLEKLQRLKGLLLRIDAAIEEAEGRHITNQAMLQQLQMLRQGMYRGYYMLDTFRYRAQRAGGELSLSSTGRSLALSRFSPSSSRCSLFSVCDATSMESLLDAGSSDNLDKMLGSLERMMGGMREFFVTFLPSYPRISRQPYSAYLFLDQVMFGRQMEMETIINFLFRSQAESNGDLGVLPIIGAARVGKSTLVEHVCLDDRVRDHFSSIVFFTGDDLDGGILASMRGSGVVKQQSLAPTPGRGSLAVVELARDMEEETWRRLYTSAVNHMSPGSKILLTSRSEKTASFGTERALTLNFLPQEAYWYFFKTIAFGSSNPAERPELAALGMDIAVYMNRSFMAANTVAGLLRANLDARFWLKVLRCLRDFASRHLSLFGEHPTDLLRKDQPVYIWTMAKRKNVVVMRDIYQHRSPQSSEVPRITAQDVLSGSVTSLGRFQAVAWRSRIPPCFTYLVSFVVSPTDKHAVIGKKRPRSRRDRI, from the coding sequence ATGAGGACTTTATGCATCGAACTCGAACCCCGTACACTCCTTGGCCattccctcctcttcttcgttCGATTCAACAACTACACCAGCAATCTCGCAGGGGGGTGGGCTCCCGAAATGGAGCCGCTTCTTTCTGCAATTGTGGGCGATCTTGTCACTAGAGCTCTGTCCATGATGGTGAAGCGATACGTGCAGTACAAGGGAGCAGAGGAGAAGCTGGAGAAGCTCCAGAGGCTAAAGGGGCTGTTGCTGAGGATCGACGCCGCCATCGAGGAGGCTGAGGGCCGGCACATCACCAACCAGGCCATGCTACAGCAGCTCCAGATGCTCAGACAAGGTATGTACAGAGGCTACTACATGCTGGACACCTTCAGGTACCGAGCCCAAagagccggcggcgagctgaGCCTGAGTAGCACTGGCCGTTCACTTGCCCTGTCCAGGTTCAGTCCTTCAAGTTCCAGATGTTCGCTCTTCTCCGTGTGCGATGCCACGAGCATGGAGAGCTTGCTTGACGCTGGAAGCAGCGATAATCTGGACAAGATGCTTGGTAGCCTCGAGAGGATGATGGGTGGCATGCGGGAGTTCTTCGTCACATTCTTGCCCAGCTATCCTCGCATCTCCCGGCAACCTTACAGCGCCTATTTGTTTCTTGACCAGGTCATGTTTGGTCGGCAGATGGAAATGGAGACGATTATCAATTTTCTGTTTAGAAGTCAGGCCGAGAGCAATGGAGACCTGGGCGTGCTTCCGATAATCGGCGCGGCGAGGGTCGGAAAGAGCACGCTTGTTGAGCATGTCTGCCTGGACGACAGGGTGCGCGACCATTTCTCGTCGATCGTTTTCTTCACCGGAGACGATCTTGATGGCGGAATCTTGGCCAGTATGAGAGGTAGCGGCGTGGTCAAGCAACAGAGCCTTGCTCCCACCCCTGGCCGAGGCTCGCTTGCTGTCGTTGAGCTAGCCAGGGACATGGAGGAGGAAACGTGGAGGCGGCTCTACACTTCTGCAGTGAACCACATGTCGCCAGGCAGCAAAATTTTACTGACGAGCCGTTCAGAGAAGACAGCATCATTTGGAACAGAACGGGCTCTCACGCTGAATTTCTTGCCCCAAGAAGCTTACTGGTATTTCTTCAAGACGATCGCATTTGGGAGCTCAAACCCGGCAGAGCGGCCGGAACTGGCAGCCCTCGGTATGGACATCGCGGTGTACATGAACAGGTCCTTCATGGCGGCGAACACCGTCGCCGGATTACTGAGAGCCAATCTTGACGCCAGGTTCTGGTTAAAGGTGCTGAGATGCCTGAGAGATTTCGCGAGCAGGCACCTCAGCTTGTTCGGTGAGCACCCGACCGATCTACTGCGGAAGGACCAGCCCGTGTACATCTGGACGATGGCCAAGAGGAAGAACGTCGTTGTGATGCGCGATATTTACCAGCACCGCTCTCCCCAGAGCAGTGAGGTCCCCAGGATAACGGCGCAGGACGTCCTGTCTGGGAGTGTCACGTCTCTGGGGAGATTTCAAGCAGTGGCATGGAGGTCGAGGATACCTCCCTGCTTCACCTACTTGGTGAGCTTCGTCGTGTCTCCGACTGACAAGCACGCGGTGATCGGTAAGAAGCGGCCTCGGTCTCGGCGGGACAGGATTTGA
- the LOC100829702 gene encoding uncharacterized protein LOC100829702 → MLQQLDILRHGMYRGYYVLDAFTCTGHGDGDPAAKDEASNHSFALSRFNPTKRLHLSTQSPKNMVFDGKGLNELRKVLYGLEMIVTDMAEFVVFLKSYPPISRQPCSSYLFSDMHMFGRHTEYERIVSFLLQVAPPGTGNCSVLPIVGPVRVGKTTLVEHVCYDERVRSYFSSIVSFSRDDLESAKADTL, encoded by the coding sequence ATGCTCCAGCAGCTCGACATTCTGAGGCACGGCATGTACAGAGGCTACTACGTGCTCGACGCCTTCACTTGCACAGGCCATGGTGATGGTGATCCCGCCGCCAAGGATGAAGCGAGCAACCACTCATTCGCCTTGTCCAGATTCAATCCCACCAAGCGTCTCCACCTCTCTACCCAGTCGCCAAAGAACATGGTGTTCGATGGCAAAGGGCTCAATGAGCTCAGGAAAGTACTCTATGGCCTCGAGATGATTGTCACCGACATGGCGGAATTTGTGGTATTCTTGAAGAGCTACCCTCCAATCTCCCGCCAACCTTGCAGCAGCTACTTGTTTTCAGACATGCATATGTTTGGTCGCCATACGGAGTACGAGAGGATCGTGAGCTTTCTACTGCAGGTTGCTCCCCCTGGCACAGGAAATTGTAGCGTTCTTCCAATAGTTGGACCAGTAAGAGTTGGAAAGACCACCCTTGTTGAGCATGTTTGCTATGACGAGAGGGTGCGCAGTTACTTCTCCTCGATTGTTTCCTTCAGCAGAGATGATCTTGAAAGCGCGAAGGCGGATACT